From Kitasatospora sp. MAP12-44:
CCGGCCCGGGTGCGGTACGCGGATCGTGCGGAGCGGTGAGCGGGTCAGCGGACGCTGAGCGGACGCATGTCCGTCCACAGCTCCTCGATGCGGGCGAGGCACTCGGCCCTGGCGGCCGGCGATCCGATGGCGTCCCAGCCGTTGGGCAGCTCGCGGTCTGCGCGCCACACGGAGTACTGCTCCTCGTGGTTGACGACCACCAGGTAGGTCTGAAGGTCCTCGGTCTCGTCGCTCATTGCTTTTCGTTCCTCTCCCAAGAGCAGGCGGGTGCGGTGACGATGACCTGGGAGGCAGCCCGTGTTCGGGTGGGGTCGCTGATGTCGGCCGAGGAGCCGTTCACCCCTGCCCGATCGCTGCATCCCGGCCGGGGGCCCTGCGGCCACCGGTTCGGTTCGTCGTGATGACGATGTTCCACACCGCCGATATACGC
This genomic window contains:
- a CDS encoding MbtH family protein is translated as MSDETEDLQTYLVVVNHEEQYSVWRADRELPNGWDAIGSPAARAECLARIEELWTDMRPLSVR